The proteins below come from a single Mesorhizobium loti genomic window:
- a CDS encoding response regulator transcription factor, with amino-acid sequence MSGLEQLRWPAHSTDAVETDLVPRVALMKPLVLICSQDAEFYLFLSHILEVDGFTSEPAGGAKEALAMADERDFQAVVLDCGPASITGSAICARLKREPRTGALPIIALIAPGAENQHLDLLKAGIDESFVRPIAPAKLLDCLRARLALTKRGANGVENGGWLSCGDLEMRLDAHRVRGNGHEIHLGPIEFNLLRLLLETPGKVFTRDELIGAAWPANIHVGVRTVDVHMSRLRKALKAASPSTVIRTTRSAGYSLERPDG; translated from the coding sequence ATGTCAGGTCTTGAGCAGCTGCGATGGCCAGCCCACTCAACCGACGCGGTCGAGACCGATTTGGTTCCTAGGGTAGCGCTGATGAAGCCACTCGTCCTGATCTGTTCGCAAGATGCCGAGTTTTATCTGTTCCTCAGCCATATATTGGAGGTGGACGGCTTCACCAGTGAGCCGGCAGGCGGCGCGAAGGAAGCACTTGCAATGGCCGACGAACGGGACTTCCAGGCCGTGGTGCTGGACTGCGGGCCAGCGAGCATAACCGGGTCCGCAATCTGCGCCCGGCTCAAGCGGGAGCCCCGGACCGGCGCGCTGCCGATTATTGCCCTGATCGCGCCCGGCGCCGAGAACCAGCACCTCGATCTCCTGAAGGCAGGCATTGACGAGAGCTTTGTGCGGCCGATCGCCCCGGCCAAGCTGCTTGATTGTCTACGGGCGAGGCTGGCGCTGACGAAGCGGGGTGCAAACGGGGTTGAAAACGGCGGCTGGCTCTCCTGTGGCGACCTTGAAATGAGGCTCGATGCCCACCGGGTTCGTGGCAATGGCCACGAGATCCATCTCGGGCCGATCGAGTTCAACCTGCTGCGGCTTTTGCTTGAGACTCCCGGCAAGGTCTTCACTCGGGACGAGCTGATCGGCGCGGCCTGGCCGGCCAACATCCACGTCGGTGTGCGCACCGTCGATGTGCATATGAGCCGGCTCAGAAAGGCGCTGAAGGCGGCCTCGCCCTCCACCGTCATCCGTACCACCAGGTCGGCCGGCTACTCGCTCGAGAGGCCGGACGGCTAA
- a CDS encoding NAD-dependent succinate-semialdehyde dehydrogenase, protein MPLCLPMIRHLRSPDLFGPIDRLPALGMPIGERTFEVLNPSTGEVLAELPDMGVQETRAAIDKAYGAQPGWAGLTARERSDVLWRWHQLIIDHADDLAAILTAEMGKPLAEAKSEMSHAAAYLQWYAEEANRIYGETISAPSTDRRMLVIKQPIGVVGTITPWNFPASMVARKISPALAAGCTIILKPAEQTPLVAGAMFALAHQAGFPEGVVNLVYASEGDAVGRELCANPKVRKISFTGSTEVGRLLMRQCSDQIKKVSLELGGNAPFIVFDDAEIDAAVEGAIQAKFRNAGQTCVSANRLYVQSNVHDEFVEKFVEKVRRLSVGDGFAAGVDIGPLIDKHALAKIESHIADAVEKGGTIRCGGNRIGKDGTFFEPTVLTEISSVMAVAREETFGPLAPIIRFDDADQVVREANDTIYGLAAYFYASSLKRVWRVAEALEYGMVGINTGRMSSEAAPFGGIKQSGIGREGSRHGLEDYIEMKYLCMGGI, encoded by the coding sequence TTGCCCCTGTGCCTGCCGATGATCCGTCACTTGAGATCCCCCGACCTGTTTGGACCCATTGATCGCCTGCCAGCACTTGGCATGCCGATTGGCGAGCGGACATTTGAGGTCCTCAACCCATCGACTGGCGAAGTGCTGGCAGAGCTTCCCGACATGGGCGTGCAGGAGACGCGCGCTGCGATCGACAAGGCCTATGGCGCCCAGCCTGGATGGGCAGGATTGACCGCACGTGAGCGCAGCGACGTTCTGTGGCGTTGGCATCAGTTGATCATCGACCACGCCGACGATCTCGCCGCTATACTCACAGCGGAGATGGGCAAGCCGCTTGCCGAAGCCAAATCGGAGATGTCGCATGCTGCGGCGTACCTGCAATGGTACGCCGAGGAGGCCAATCGCATCTATGGCGAGACGATCTCCGCACCATCGACGGACCGCCGCATGCTGGTGATCAAGCAGCCGATCGGCGTCGTTGGCACGATCACGCCATGGAATTTCCCAGCCTCGATGGTCGCGCGCAAGATCTCGCCAGCCTTGGCCGCAGGCTGCACGATCATCCTCAAGCCCGCTGAACAGACGCCGCTCGTGGCTGGCGCCATGTTCGCACTTGCGCACCAGGCTGGCTTCCCCGAAGGCGTGGTCAACCTGGTCTATGCGTCCGAAGGCGACGCGGTCGGTCGCGAACTCTGCGCCAATCCCAAGGTCCGCAAGATCAGCTTCACCGGATCGACCGAGGTTGGCCGGCTGCTGATGCGCCAATGCTCGGACCAGATCAAGAAGGTCAGCCTCGAACTCGGCGGCAATGCACCTTTCATCGTCTTCGACGACGCCGAAATCGACGCTGCGGTCGAGGGTGCGATCCAGGCGAAGTTCCGCAATGCCGGCCAGACCTGCGTGTCGGCGAACCGCCTTTACGTTCAATCGAACGTTCACGATGAGTTCGTCGAGAAATTCGTTGAGAAAGTCCGCCGCCTATCGGTCGGCGATGGCTTCGCTGCCGGAGTGGACATCGGACCGCTCATAGACAAGCATGCTCTAGCCAAGATCGAATCCCATATCGCGGATGCGGTCGAAAAAGGTGGCACAATTCGATGCGGGGGCAATCGCATCGGCAAGGATGGCACGTTTTTCGAACCAACGGTCCTCACCGAGATTTCCAGCGTGATGGCGGTTGCGCGGGAAGAGACTTTCGGGCCGCTGGCGCCGATCATTCGCTTCGACGATGCGGATCAGGTCGTCCGTGAGGCCAACGATACGATCTACGGCCTCGCCGCCTACTTCTATGCCTCAAGCCTGAAGCGTGTCTGGCGTGTCGCCGAGGCCCTGGAATATGGCATGGTCGGCATCAACACCGGACGCATGTCCTCGGAAGCGGCACCCTTCGGCGGGATCAAGCAGTCCGGCATCGGGCGTGAGGGTTCCCGCCATGGCCTCGAGGATTACATCGAAATGAAATACCTTTGCATGGGCGGAATCTGA
- the nifX gene encoding nitrogen fixation protein NifX — protein MGPVRRLSLVTDEVHAPMPTRRTGALRVAIATQDMKDLNAHFGSAKRFAVYDVTREEWKLVEAVAFDDVSDESGEHRSEGDDRITPKVEALKGCHLLFCLAIGGPSAAKIVSAKIHPIKVPHPQSIQEVLLRTQMMLRTCPPPWLRKVLAEAGVTEKKPSFEDD, from the coding sequence ATGGGCCCCGTCCGTCGCCTCTCACTCGTCACTGACGAGGTTCACGCTCCGATGCCTACACGACGAACAGGCGCATTGCGCGTGGCGATCGCCACGCAAGACATGAAGGACCTCAATGCCCATTTCGGGTCGGCCAAACGCTTTGCTGTCTACGACGTGACGCGCGAGGAGTGGAAGCTCGTGGAAGCCGTGGCCTTCGACGACGTTTCCGACGAAAGCGGGGAGCATCGGAGCGAGGGCGATGACCGCATCACGCCGAAGGTGGAGGCGCTGAAGGGCTGTCATCTGCTGTTTTGTCTGGCGATCGGCGGACCTTCGGCAGCCAAGATTGTTTCGGCAAAGATCCATCCGATCAAGGTGCCGCACCCCCAAAGCATCCAGGAGGTGCTGTTGCGCACGCAGATGATGCTCAGGACGTGTCCTCCCCCTTGGCTGCGCAAGGTGCTGGCGGAGGCAGGCGTCACCGAGAAGAAGCCATCCTTCGAGGACGACTGA
- the fdxB gene encoding ferredoxin III, nif-specific, translating to MRSTFTTRDGSIWLPEYLTAIDGRTCIGCGRCFKVCSREVMHLYGVDDAGEILGVCDGEDEDFDGELNRMIMVVDHAGRCIGCGACGRVCPKNCQTHVAADELAE from the coding sequence ATGAGGAGCACATTCACCACCCGCGACGGCTCCATATGGCTGCCGGAATATCTGACCGCTATAGATGGCAGGACTTGTATCGGCTGCGGGCGCTGTTTCAAGGTCTGCTCGCGCGAGGTCATGCACCTTTACGGCGTCGATGACGCGGGTGAAATCCTCGGCGTCTGCGACGGCGAAGACGAGGATTTCGACGGCGAGCTCAATCGCATGATCATGGTTGTCGATCATGCCGGCCGCTGCATTGGCTGCGGAGCCTGCGGCCGCGTCTGCCCGAAGAACTGCCAAACCCATGTTGCGGCCGACGAGCTCGCTGAATGA
- a CDS encoding TlpA family protein disulfide reductase: MELQMESPAPSIKVEDWLRGEPLTNFQPGKVYIVEFWATWCGPCVAAMPHLVQLQEKYKDSGLEVVGVAADEDAPTAVEARTKLDAWLTEKCSNLNYRIAFDYTGEMNKLWMEPSFSVGIPASFVVDRDGHIAFIGHPMQLDEVLPEVLNGSWRPSDEAKAADRERIASHQRTAREQSLTKPIYAKLRPAMEAKDWTAALSAVEEGRALMPDNIEFRRTHANLLLHKLRDMRAGLPLMRQLVEDAIDKKFEAVSWMVMALNQLFDPEMDNSHLPRAERFAMGDKLSEQILTLNPPQGDGPLKFLWYVPLAQYYYESGDKDRAIELIEVALKSLGDPEPMPDHIKQHYLTPLLQALANYTGEHACYADLCVVPQNKAPENQTAVAS, translated from the coding sequence ATGGAATTGCAGATGGAGTCCCCGGCTCCTTCGATCAAAGTGGAGGACTGGCTGCGTGGCGAGCCCCTCACGAACTTCCAGCCCGGCAAAGTGTACATCGTCGAATTTTGGGCAACCTGGTGCGGACCATGCGTGGCGGCGATGCCCCATCTGGTGCAGCTGCAGGAGAAATACAAGGACAGCGGACTTGAGGTCGTCGGGGTCGCGGCGGATGAAGACGCTCCAACGGCCGTCGAGGCCCGAACCAAGTTGGACGCGTGGTTGACCGAAAAGTGCTCGAATCTGAACTATCGGATCGCGTTCGACTACACAGGCGAAATGAACAAGCTTTGGATGGAACCCAGCTTTTCTGTCGGGATTCCGGCCTCGTTCGTGGTCGATCGAGACGGCCACATCGCCTTTATCGGTCATCCGATGCAACTCGATGAGGTTTTGCCGGAAGTGCTTAACGGCAGCTGGCGCCCCAGCGATGAAGCGAAAGCCGCTGATAGGGAGCGGATTGCCAGTCACCAACGCACAGCGCGCGAACAATCGCTGACCAAGCCGATATACGCCAAACTTCGGCCGGCGATGGAGGCCAAGGATTGGACGGCGGCGCTCTCGGCTGTCGAAGAAGGCCGCGCCTTGATGCCAGACAATATCGAGTTCCGGCGCACTCATGCGAATCTACTGCTTCACAAGCTGCGCGACATGCGGGCCGGCTTGCCACTCATGCGCCAGTTGGTCGAAGACGCGATCGACAAAAAGTTCGAGGCCGTGTCTTGGATGGTTATGGCCCTGAACCAACTCTTCGATCCCGAGATGGACAACTCCCATCTCCCGCGTGCTGAGCGCTTTGCGATGGGCGACAAGCTCTCGGAACAGATCCTGACACTCAATCCTCCACAAGGCGATGGCCCCCTTAAATTCCTTTGGTACGTCCCGCTCGCTCAGTATTATTACGAGAGCGGCGACAAGGATCGCGCGATCGAGTTGATCGAGGTTGCACTGAAATCGCTGGGTGATCCGGAGCCAATGCCGGACCACATCAAACAGCACTACCTTACCCCATTGCTCCAAGCCCTGGCCAACTACACGGGTGAGCACGCCTGTTACGCGGATCTTTGCGTGGTTCCGCAAAACAAGGCGCCTGAAAATCAAACCGCAGTCGCCTCATGA
- a CDS encoding universal stress protein, which yields MGFKSVLCVTGSDHSDQDVRTAAGLCAEVGAYLSVLIMSPPPLVMSPPPLGDGILEWPVQRAQAIAMLDKRFRQIETFSQDMAHLEKTSKEIQKLLKAMSLCSDVDTDYCDEADVGDAVRQRAHCTDLTIVGPALLNDNNLGPLVINGSLFDTGKPVLVVPKGAEATLSPRRVLVGWDSRVEASRAVREALDLLSRAEEVRVTLVDPKATFNGNGAEPGADIAAYLTRHGARVSVDRLPSAGKPVATVLAQHAIDTSADMIVMGAYGSRRLRERLFGGVTRWIVGKLPLPLFLAR from the coding sequence ATGGGTTTTAAAAGCGTACTCTGTGTGACGGGTTCTGACCATTCCGATCAGGACGTCAGAACAGCTGCCGGCTTGTGTGCCGAGGTCGGCGCGTATCTTTCCGTATTGATTATGTCGCCTCCACCGCTCGTTATGTCGCCTCCGCCGCTCGGCGATGGCATCCTCGAGTGGCCGGTACAACGCGCCCAGGCCATTGCCATGTTGGACAAACGGTTTAGGCAGATCGAGACATTTTCGCAGGACATGGCCCATCTGGAAAAAACATCCAAGGAAATTCAGAAACTGCTGAAAGCCATGTCGCTTTGCTCTGACGTCGATACAGACTACTGCGATGAGGCCGACGTCGGCGACGCCGTGCGACAGCGGGCGCACTGCACCGACCTGACAATTGTCGGCCCCGCACTTCTCAACGACAATAATCTCGGACCCCTTGTTATCAACGGCAGCTTGTTCGATACGGGAAAGCCGGTACTTGTTGTGCCCAAGGGCGCTGAGGCGACGCTGTCGCCGCGGCGCGTGTTGGTTGGCTGGGATTCGCGAGTCGAGGCGTCCCGCGCGGTTCGGGAAGCGCTGGATCTGCTATCCCGAGCTGAGGAAGTTCGTGTCACACTGGTCGATCCGAAGGCTACTTTCAACGGAAACGGCGCTGAGCCGGGAGCCGACATCGCTGCCTATCTTACTCGGCACGGTGCTCGAGTGTCAGTTGACCGGCTGCCGAGTGCCGGCAAACCGGTGGCAACGGTCCTCGCGCAGCACGCAATCGACACGTCCGCAGACATGATCGTCATGGGCGCATATGGCAGCCGCCGGCTGCGTGAGCGGCTCTTCGGCGGTGTCACGAGATGGATAGTTGGGAAGCTGCCATTGCCGCTGTTTTTGGCTCGCTGA
- a CDS encoding insulinase family protein gives MNQHRAAYAQALPFPLSVAEGSVARLATPLAILLLAILFLILPALRAHAAMNIQEVKSEKGINAWLVEDHTVPIISVRFVFKGGTTQDPVGKEGLIHLMTGLFDEGAGDLDSEAFQVKLDDAGAEMSFDAQRDGIHGSMRMLSEQQDAAFDLLRLAVNRPRFDQKPVDRIRAQVVSGIIANEPDPDAIAQRKWLRAIYGTHPYSRPDEGTKVSLAGIRPADLGAFHKAIFARDGLHVVVVGDIDAKRLSEKLDQLFGDLHEKQTLSPVADVAAKLGQQVEVNYELPQTSLRLAFPGVGRSEPDFFAALLMNDILGGSPSTSRLWEEVREKRGLAYGVGSNLAGYEHSHALLVRTATRSDRAAETLSIVHQVVKQMAQQGPTEAELEASKKHLIGAYAINYLGSSSSIAATLVGLQLDNLGTDYIQRRSALIDQVTLDQVKAAAKKLLSAEPAIMVVGPPLGAKDETRTPFRLPSPLVRSSHGGAKPCSVG, from the coding sequence ATGAACCAACACCGTGCCGCCTATGCACAAGCCCTGCCATTTCCGCTTTCAGTGGCAGAAGGCAGCGTCGCACGCCTCGCCACCCCGCTGGCCATCCTCCTCCTCGCCATCCTCTTCCTCATCCTGCCTGCGCTCAGGGCCCATGCGGCGATGAACATCCAGGAGGTGAAATCTGAAAAGGGAATCAACGCCTGGCTGGTCGAGGACCATACGGTGCCGATTATCTCGGTCCGCTTCGTCTTCAAGGGCGGCACCACGCAGGACCCGGTCGGCAAGGAGGGGCTCATTCACCTGATGACCGGCCTGTTCGACGAGGGCGCCGGCGATCTCGACAGCGAGGCCTTCCAGGTGAAGCTCGACGATGCCGGCGCCGAGATGAGCTTCGACGCGCAACGCGACGGCATCCATGGCTCGATGCGCATGCTTTCGGAACAACAGGACGCCGCTTTCGATCTGCTCAGGCTCGCGGTCAACAGGCCGCGCTTCGACCAGAAGCCGGTCGACCGCATCCGCGCCCAGGTGGTCTCCGGCATCATTGCCAATGAGCCCGACCCCGATGCGATCGCTCAGCGCAAATGGCTACGCGCGATCTACGGCACGCATCCTTATTCGAGGCCGGACGAAGGTACCAAAGTGAGCCTCGCCGGCATAAGGCCGGCCGATCTCGGCGCCTTCCACAAAGCCATTTTCGCACGCGACGGGCTCCATGTTGTCGTGGTTGGCGACATTGACGCGAAGAGGCTGAGTGAAAAGCTCGACCAGCTGTTCGGCGATTTGCACGAGAAGCAGACGCTCTCCCCCGTTGCCGATGTCGCCGCGAAACTCGGACAGCAGGTGGAGGTGAACTACGAGCTTCCGCAGACCTCGCTGCGATTGGCTTTTCCTGGCGTCGGACGCAGTGAGCCGGATTTCTTCGCCGCACTGCTGATGAACGATATCCTCGGCGGCTCGCCCTCCACGTCGCGCCTGTGGGAGGAGGTGCGCGAAAAGCGCGGCCTTGCCTATGGCGTCGGCTCTAATCTGGCCGGTTACGAGCATTCTCATGCGCTGCTGGTTAGGACGGCGACACGCTCGGACCGCGCCGCCGAGACGCTGAGCATCGTGCATCAGGTGGTGAAGCAGATGGCACAGCAGGGGCCGACGGAGGCCGAGCTCGAGGCGAGCAAGAAGCATTTGATCGGGGCCTATGCCATCAACTATCTGGGTTCCTCCAGCTCGATTGCAGCCACGCTCGTCGGATTGCAGCTCGACAATCTCGGCACCGACTACATCCAGCGCCGTTCCGCCCTCATCGATCAGGTGACGCTCGACCAGGTCAAGGCTGCGGCGAAGAAGCTGCTTTCGGCCGAGCCCGCCATTATGGTCGTCGGCCCGCCGCTGGGGGCAAAGGATGAGACCAGGACGCCATTTCGCCTTCCTTCTCCCCTTGTGAGGTCTTCCCATGGGGGAGCGAAACCCTGTTCGGTGGGCTAG
- a CDS encoding MBL fold metallo-hydrolase: MTLVRLSEHLWKLVDTCNVYVLKSGGDCLLIDAGSGSILRHLHTIGIERIDWVLHTHHHRDQCWGTPSLQRAGAKIAVPEYERHLFDNAEAYWQARRIYDNYNDSSTFFSIGRNIQIDAVLEDYGNFVWKEFEFVVLPAKGHTYGMVSLVAVIDGMKIAFTGDLIAKGGKLYQLHAMEYGYGDLLGVEFTMQSILALKKEYVQKAYPSHGEPITEVVADIEALERRLDALAGIGRLFTSGRDHNFNDTHLIRESRLEAISEHLLWAGPYTCSNFYVVLSGDGHAMFIDYGLVSPGHLHCSADSDGMQALRFVEHHIDQLRQDYGVQDIELVVPTHAHDDHVCGIPFLQRHFGTKCWALDCVADIIAAPTAWASAPCCFHKPIAVDRILRDGEAFQWRGFEFQVYFAPGQAEFHAVIVGHIDGKRVLFGGDNLFLFNPAAGGIERNILVQSTVMRNSFQLDMHSRCAHVIESINPDLVCPGHGQLIAVDQARIDEYTGYIRRKEAAFRDIVDEPADHFIDLFWARMLPYFSEVRPGSKVNYTVRIRNNLERTAIYGARLLLEFGWASDGEAKTVMLQPGERGEIMLGATAPSQVDPRRRLISAEVLIDGVSQGPICEALVSTLLDADC; encoded by the coding sequence ATGACCTTAGTTCGCTTGTCAGAGCATCTCTGGAAATTGGTGGACACCTGCAATGTTTACGTTCTGAAGAGCGGCGGCGATTGTTTGCTGATTGACGCAGGATCGGGCTCAATATTGCGGCATCTCCATACCATCGGAATTGAACGGATCGATTGGGTTCTACATACCCATCACCACAGGGATCAATGCTGGGGAACACCGAGCCTTCAAAGAGCGGGAGCGAAAATTGCCGTTCCGGAATATGAGCGCCACCTATTTGACAATGCCGAAGCCTATTGGCAGGCTAGACGTATATACGATAACTATAATGATAGCAGCACGTTCTTCTCGATTGGCCGCAATATACAAATCGACGCCGTTCTTGAGGACTATGGTAACTTCGTCTGGAAAGAGTTTGAATTTGTCGTACTGCCGGCAAAGGGCCACACATATGGAATGGTCAGTCTAGTCGCAGTTATCGACGGCATGAAGATCGCGTTCACGGGCGATCTGATAGCGAAAGGCGGAAAACTTTACCAGCTCCACGCTATGGAGTATGGTTATGGTGACCTTTTAGGCGTCGAATTTACTATGCAGTCAATTCTAGCTCTTAAGAAGGAGTATGTGCAAAAAGCCTATCCTTCGCATGGGGAGCCGATCACCGAAGTGGTCGCCGATATTGAGGCGCTTGAGAGACGACTCGACGCCCTTGCTGGCATAGGTAGATTGTTCACTTCGGGTCGAGACCACAATTTCAATGATACGCACCTCATACGCGAGAGCAGGCTGGAGGCCATATCCGAGCATCTCCTGTGGGCCGGTCCGTATACCTGTTCTAACTTTTATGTTGTTTTGAGCGGTGACGGCCACGCAATGTTCATTGATTATGGGTTGGTATCGCCTGGGCATCTCCATTGTAGCGCTGATTCGGATGGAATGCAGGCGTTGCGTTTTGTTGAACATCATATCGACCAGCTGCGTCAGGACTACGGGGTCCAGGACATCGAACTCGTGGTGCCGACGCACGCCCACGACGACCATGTGTGTGGTATTCCGTTTCTCCAGCGCCATTTTGGCACGAAGTGCTGGGCTCTAGATTGTGTTGCTGACATCATCGCCGCCCCTACTGCGTGGGCAAGTGCGCCTTGCTGTTTTCACAAACCTATCGCAGTGGACCGAATTCTGCGTGACGGTGAGGCATTTCAGTGGAGGGGGTTCGAGTTTCAGGTTTACTTTGCTCCAGGTCAAGCCGAATTCCACGCGGTGATTGTGGGTCATATAGACGGCAAGCGAGTTTTGTTTGGTGGAGACAATTTGTTCCTTTTCAATCCTGCGGCGGGCGGTATTGAGCGGAATATTCTCGTTCAGAGTACCGTCATGCGCAACAGCTTCCAGTTGGACATGCATAGCCGTTGCGCGCATGTCATAGAGTCCATCAATCCTGATCTCGTGTGCCCGGGGCACGGACAGTTGATTGCCGTGGATCAGGCAAGGATCGACGAGTACACAGGCTACATCAGGCGTAAGGAAGCAGCCTTCCGCGATATAGTAGATGAACCAGCAGACCATTTTATCGATCTATTCTGGGCGCGAATGCTTCCGTATTTTTCGGAGGTTCGGCCAGGCAGCAAGGTAAACTATACCGTCAGGATTCGCAACAACTTGGAACGCACTGCTATATATGGCGCGCGCCTACTACTGGAATTTGGTTGGGCCTCGGATGGAGAAGCTAAAACCGTCATGCTTCAACCGGGCGAGCGAGGTGAGATAATGCTCGGGGCCACTGCCCCGTCTCAGGTCGATCCGCGGCGAAGGCTTATCAGCGCTGAAGTTCTGATCGACGGTGTATCGCAAGGACCGATCTGCGAAGCCCTCGTGTCAACCTTATTGGACGCGGATTGCTAA
- a CDS encoding exopolysaccharide repressor protein, protein MPFRIFCAVFVLVLCGNAVTVYFASHSIRLAVVTTLACSLLLQVGYFASVLFLVWRSGCASRAGQRTEHFSSCKEVRSQPADHDEVRNDSSDAPQLVPMGSMSPLR, encoded by the coding sequence TTGCCCTTTAGAATCTTTTGTGCCGTGTTTGTGCTGGTCCTGTGCGGCAATGCTGTGACTGTCTACTTCGCCTCGCATTCCATCCGTCTAGCAGTTGTCACGACGCTGGCCTGTTCACTGCTCCTTCAGGTGGGCTATTTCGCAAGCGTGCTCTTTCTGGTCTGGCGGTCTGGCTGCGCTAGCAGAGCTGGCCAAAGGACTGAGCATTTCAGTAGTTGCAAGGAAGTTCGATCCCAGCCGGCAGACCATGATGAGGTGAGGAATGACTCTTCAGATGCGCCTCAACTCGTTCCGATGGGCAGCATGTCGCCGCTCCGTTGA
- a CDS encoding class I SAM-dependent methyltransferase — protein sequence MLAPSTQSLLDRFEPLSDFTVIDAGCAGGDVSFELAQRVGANGRVVGINFDESKLVLAREEAAARGIGNIEFHNANILHPWPADGAALVHVRFLLTHLADPERLLERAWEALLPGGAIVTEDIDHGSQFCDPPCPAFDRYAELYVEAARRRGADPFIGRRLVRLLEGVGFADVDSALTQPYGRQGDVKQVPMLTFSAIANALTLSGIATSDEVGRVTSELDAFAARLDTTMSCPRILPGLGPKACGRSVPTGQERGDNLRDHS from the coding sequence GTGCTGGCGCCTTCAACGCAATCGCTGCTCGATCGCTTCGAGCCGCTTTCGGATTTCACCGTGATCGACGCCGGCTGCGCGGGCGGAGATGTAAGCTTCGAGTTGGCGCAGCGGGTCGGGGCTAATGGCCGCGTCGTCGGCATTAACTTCGACGAAAGCAAGCTTGTGCTGGCGCGCGAAGAAGCCGCCGCGCGCGGCATCGGCAATATAGAGTTTCATAACGCGAACATACTCCATCCCTGGCCGGCGGACGGAGCCGCGCTGGTTCATGTCCGCTTCTTGCTCACGCATCTCGCCGATCCTGAACGACTCCTCGAACGGGCATGGGAGGCGCTCCTGCCAGGCGGCGCGATCGTTACTGAGGACATCGACCACGGCAGTCAGTTCTGCGATCCACCCTGCCCGGCTTTCGACCGCTACGCCGAGCTCTACGTCGAAGCGGCCCGTCGGCGCGGCGCCGATCCTTTCATCGGGCGCAGGCTTGTCCGCCTCCTTGAAGGCGTCGGGTTCGCGGATGTCGACTCAGCACTGACGCAGCCATACGGCCGACAAGGGGACGTCAAGCAGGTTCCGATGCTTACTTTCTCGGCAATCGCTAACGCACTGACGTTATCGGGTATCGCCACCAGCGACGAGGTCGGTCGTGTCACATCCGAGCTCGACGCCTTTGCTGCGCGGCTTGATACCACAATGTCTTGCCCGCGCATCCTTCCAGGCTTGGGGCCGAAAGCCTGTGGGCGCTCAGTTCCGACCGGCCAAGAGCGCGGCGATAATCTGAGGGACCATAGCTGA
- a CDS encoding NifX-associated nitrogen fixation protein, which produces MSDAAASTAVAEDEAALATPFVKCLVRLIRAQDSYGSWEGKPDAELLGDFIITKEQRRAIPIIGDPDPDVLWRLDKFYAAVGLAIEERCGLMASPMMEMSHEGFGRVLFAAGRLVVLSKTLRDVHRFGFETFGKLAAAGTKLVGDGIAAIEAYPDVARA; this is translated from the coding sequence ATGTCTGATGCCGCGGCTAGCACTGCTGTCGCCGAGGACGAGGCGGCCCTTGCCACCCCGTTCGTCAAATGCCTCGTGCGGCTGATCCGTGCTCAGGATTCCTACGGGTCATGGGAAGGCAAACCGGATGCCGAGTTGCTGGGCGACTTCATCATCACCAAGGAACAGCGCCGTGCGATCCCGATCATCGGCGATCCCGATCCGGACGTGCTGTGGAGGCTCGACAAGTTCTACGCCGCCGTCGGGCTTGCGATCGAGGAGCGCTGCGGCCTGATGGCATCGCCGATGATGGAGATGAGCCATGAGGGCTTTGGGCGCGTGCTCTTCGCGGCCGGACGGCTGGTCGTCCTGTCGAAGACCCTGCGCGACGTCCACCGGTTCGGCTTTGAGACGTTCGGGAAGCTCGCGGCGGCCGGCACGAAACTGGTCGGCGATGGCATCGCAGCTATTGAAGCCTATCCCGACGTGGCACGGGCGTGA